The following are from one region of the Arachis duranensis cultivar V14167 chromosome 10, aradu.V14167.gnm2.J7QH, whole genome shotgun sequence genome:
- the LOC107470142 gene encoding probable transcription factor KAN4, translated as MTKGFEINQENNEGNGGKSSNDNEGEENSFDINEGAAMSDDEELEEENNNEAKEEEEDNNEEGNLTNPSSSSTASREGKRGSGVRQYVRSKMPRLCWTPNLHLSFVHVVQRLGGQESSLSRQLSVQSSFAEAAAMTG; from the exons atgaCAAAGGGATTTGAGATTAATCAAGAGAATAATGAAGGAAATGGCGGCAAGAGTagtaatgataatgagggtgAGGAAAATTCATTTGACATAAATGAAGGAGCGGCTATGAGTGATGATGAGGAATTAGAAGAAGAGAATAATAATGAagcaaaggaggaggaggaggataaCAATGAAGAAGGGAATTTAACAAACCCAAGTAGCAGCAGCACAGCATCAAGAGaagggaagagagggagtggTGTGAGGCAATATGTGAGATCAAAGATGCCAAGGCTTTGTTGGACTCCTAATCTTCATCTCTCCTTTGTCCATGTTGTTCAGAGGCTTGGAGGTCAAGAAA GTTCCTTATCTAGGCAACTTTCTGTGCAAAGCAGTTTTGCTGAAGCTGCTGCAATGACA